From the genome of Haloterrigena sp. KLK7, one region includes:
- a CDS encoding FAD-dependent oxidoreductase, with protein sequence MSEQPRVEIYTKEDCPYCEKAKDLFDSKGIEYETYNVTGDDDLFEEMVERADGRKTAPEVFIDDELIGGWDDTSALNETGELDEKLGIADDEGDEIVEHRKLIIAGTGISGLTAAIYAGRSNNEPLVIEGDEPGGQLTLTTDVANYPGFPEGISGPELVNNMKEQAKQFGADLKNGIIENVDADQRPFRVELKDGDVYTADAVIAASGASARTLGIPGEDELMGYGLSTCATCDGAFFRGEDMLVVGGGDAAMEEATFLTKFADTVYIAHRRDEFRAEDYWVDRVEEKVEEDEIEIMKNTELIEVHGSQEEGVDHVTLVENEQGHPTDRLDDPETEEFDFDVGAVFLAIGHTPNTDYLEGTGVEMDADGYLKTTGGDGGGQTETHVPGIFGAGDVVDYHYQQAVTAAGMGSKAALDADEYLEDLERADSSIEEVEPAAADD encoded by the coding sequence ATGAGCGAACAGCCCCGCGTCGAGATCTATACCAAGGAGGACTGCCCCTACTGCGAGAAGGCCAAGGACCTCTTCGACAGCAAGGGGATCGAGTACGAGACGTACAACGTCACCGGCGACGACGACCTCTTTGAGGAGATGGTCGAGCGTGCCGACGGCCGCAAGACCGCGCCCGAAGTGTTCATCGACGACGAGCTCATCGGTGGCTGGGACGACACCAGCGCACTGAACGAGACGGGCGAACTCGACGAGAAGTTGGGAATCGCCGACGACGAGGGCGACGAGATCGTCGAACACCGCAAACTCATCATCGCCGGTACCGGAATCTCCGGCCTCACCGCCGCCATCTACGCCGGTCGATCGAACAACGAGCCGCTGGTCATCGAGGGTGACGAGCCCGGCGGCCAGCTCACCCTCACCACGGACGTCGCGAACTACCCCGGCTTCCCCGAGGGGATCAGCGGGCCCGAGCTCGTGAACAACATGAAAGAGCAGGCCAAGCAGTTCGGGGCCGACCTCAAGAACGGCATCATCGAGAACGTCGACGCGGATCAGCGGCCGTTCCGCGTCGAACTGAAAGACGGCGACGTCTACACCGCCGACGCCGTCATCGCCGCCTCCGGCGCCAGCGCCCGGACCCTCGGCATCCCCGGCGAGGACGAACTCATGGGCTACGGGCTCTCGACCTGCGCGACCTGCGACGGCGCCTTCTTCCGCGGCGAGGACATGCTCGTCGTCGGCGGCGGCGACGCCGCCATGGAGGAGGCCACCTTCCTGACGAAGTTCGCCGACACCGTCTACATCGCCCACCGCCGCGACGAGTTCCGCGCCGAGGACTACTGGGTCGACCGCGTCGAGGAGAAGGTCGAGGAGGACGAGATCGAGATCATGAAAAACACCGAACTGATCGAGGTCCACGGCTCCCAGGAGGAGGGCGTCGACCACGTCACCCTCGTCGAGAACGAGCAGGGCCATCCCACCGACCGACTGGACGACCCCGAGACCGAGGAGTTCGACTTCGACGTCGGCGCCGTCTTCCTCGCGATCGGCCACACGCCCAACACCGATTACCTCGAGGGAACCGGCGTCGAGATGGACGCCGACGGCTACCTGAAGACGACGGGCGGCGACGGCGGCGGCCAGACCGAGACCCACGTCCCCGGCATCTTCGGCGCCGGCGACGTCGTCGACTACCACTACCAGCAGGCCGTCACCGCCGCCGGCATGGGCTCGAAGGCCGCACTGGACGCCGACGAGTACCTCGAGGACCTCGAGCGCGCCGACTCGAGTATCGAAGAGGTCGAGCCGGCCGCGGCCGACGACTGA
- a CDS encoding DUF555 domain-containing protein — MNCRVVVEAAVPVFDVETPDEAIRIAISKTGEMLNPDLNYVEINMGERTSPSGEELPPAFIAADEALVALELEMTVFNVEREEHASRIARKEIGQLLENIPLEVIEVEELEEDEVDDESETETNESDESSTAETDGEGSDDDEEILPEFEDLVE; from the coding sequence ATGAACTGCAGGGTTGTCGTCGAAGCCGCCGTGCCGGTGTTCGATGTGGAAACGCCGGACGAGGCGATTCGTATCGCCATTTCGAAGACGGGCGAGATGTTGAACCCTGACTTGAACTACGTCGAGATCAACATGGGCGAGCGCACCTCCCCATCCGGGGAGGAGCTGCCGCCCGCCTTCATCGCGGCCGACGAGGCGCTGGTCGCGCTCGAGCTGGAGATGACCGTTTTCAACGTCGAGCGCGAGGAACACGCCTCCCGCATCGCACGCAAGGAGATCGGGCAGCTCCTCGAGAACATTCCCCTCGAGGTCATCGAGGTCGAGGAACTCGAGGAGGACGAGGTCGACGACGAGTCGGAGACCGAGACGAACGAGTCGGACGAGTCATCGACTGCGGAGACCGACGGCGAGGGGTCGGACGACGACGAGGAGATCCTCCCCGAGTTCGAGGATCTGGTGGAGTAA
- a CDS encoding DUF389 domain-containing protein: MRQIEVFVPTETRDAALNVLEDEGIDYVRTLENGNGGDGELIRFPVPAQAVESVLSALREAGIDDEFVVVSSIETARTPRIDDLEEKYVNGQEEDDSIAREEIRSRALEMTPGRLTYYAMTVLAAVVATAGLLLDSPAIVVGSMVIAPQVSAALTGTVGLVLDDRDMITDGLTSLALGLVVAIASAFAFAWLVRSGGIVPSTIDITAIVQVQNRISPGLLALVVGVCAGAAGAFGLATAIPVSLVGVMIAVALIPAAAAVGIGLAWGESAVALGAGALVAVNATSILFAGLAVFWYLGYRPDGWTEGSLRANVPGDWLDTLVVAVVVGMLVFAAGGLVIGQYVNHQNDVNDEVRTVLEEDAYSELQLVEVRTEFVGPGTGGEPDVTVVVQRPADVPYPNLAAALEAGLEERTDRDAAVTVEFVESEAPRAS, encoded by the coding sequence GTGCGACAGATCGAGGTCTTCGTGCCGACCGAGACGCGCGACGCCGCGCTGAACGTCCTCGAGGACGAGGGCATCGACTACGTCCGGACCCTCGAGAACGGGAACGGCGGCGACGGCGAACTGATCCGATTCCCGGTGCCGGCCCAGGCCGTCGAGAGCGTGCTCTCTGCGCTTCGCGAGGCCGGGATCGACGACGAGTTCGTCGTCGTCTCCTCGATCGAGACGGCGCGGACGCCCCGGATCGACGATCTGGAGGAGAAGTACGTCAACGGGCAGGAGGAAGACGACAGCATCGCGCGCGAGGAGATCCGGTCTCGAGCGCTGGAGATGACTCCGGGACGGCTCACCTACTACGCGATGACCGTCCTCGCCGCGGTCGTCGCGACGGCGGGCCTACTGTTGGACTCGCCGGCGATCGTCGTCGGCTCGATGGTGATCGCGCCGCAGGTCAGCGCCGCGCTGACGGGGACCGTCGGCCTCGTGCTCGACGACCGCGACATGATTACCGACGGACTGACCTCGCTGGCGCTGGGCCTCGTCGTCGCCATCGCCAGCGCCTTCGCGTTCGCGTGGCTGGTCCGTTCCGGCGGAATCGTTCCCTCGACGATCGACATCACGGCCATCGTACAGGTTCAGAACCGGATCTCGCCGGGGCTGCTCGCGCTCGTGGTCGGCGTCTGTGCCGGCGCCGCCGGCGCGTTCGGCCTCGCGACGGCGATCCCCGTCTCGCTGGTCGGCGTGATGATCGCCGTCGCGCTCATCCCGGCGGCCGCGGCGGTCGGCATCGGGCTGGCCTGGGGCGAGTCGGCCGTCGCCCTCGGCGCCGGCGCGCTGGTCGCCGTCAACGCCACGTCGATCCTCTTCGCCGGACTCGCGGTCTTCTGGTATCTGGGCTACCGGCCCGACGGCTGGACGGAGGGGTCGCTCCGGGCGAACGTCCCCGGCGACTGGCTCGACACCCTCGTCGTCGCCGTCGTCGTCGGCATGCTCGTCTTCGCCGCCGGCGGACTCGTCATCGGCCAGTACGTGAACCACCAGAACGACGTCAACGACGAAGTGCGGACCGTCCTCGAAGAGGACGCGTACAGCGAACTCCAGCTCGTCGAGGTGCGCACCGAGTTCGTCGGCCCCGGCACCGGCGGCGAGCCGGACGTCACCGTCGTCGTCCAGCGGCCCGCCGACGTCCCGTATCCGAACCTCGCCGCGGCCCTCGAGGCCGGCCTCGAGGAGCGGACCGACCGCGACGCCGCCGTGACCGTCGAGTTCGTCGAGAGCGAGGCACCACGTGCCTCGTAG
- a CDS encoding twin-arginine translocase TatA/TatE family subunit → MTSIAPLFVPGMPGGPELLIIVGVAILLFGAQKIPKLARSIGESTGEFKKGQAKVEQELEEYRRDAAADVDVETEPATETQS, encoded by the coding sequence GTGACATCGATCGCACCGCTGTTCGTCCCCGGCATGCCCGGCGGACCGGAACTGCTGATCATCGTCGGAGTCGCCATCCTGCTGTTCGGCGCGCAGAAGATCCCGAAACTCGCGCGGTCCATCGGCGAATCGACCGGCGAGTTCAAGAAAGGCCAGGCGAAAGTCGAGCAGGAACTCGAGGAGTACCGCCGCGACGCCGCCGCCGACGTCGACGTCGAGACGGAGCCGGCTACCGAGACGCAGTCGTAA
- a CDS encoding undecaprenyl-diphosphate phosphatase produces the protein MAGYWDLIVAVLAGIVQGVVEWLPVSSQGNLSLFLTLVGTAPDRALQLALFLQFGTTLSSTLYYRDDIRESLEAVPGWRPQTAFDGANGITTFVVVATLATGLIGVPIYVLAVDFVSELSGGLFIAAIGVLLIATGVLQLASESAAVAAREEPTLRDALVVGAFQGLSILPGVSRSGITSSVLLFRSYEPPAAFRLSFLLSIPAGLGAGALTFASEGGIPGIGLEEALVALATSAIVGYATIGLLTRVVERVPFWIVCFGLGGVAIVGGGGVSVLMA, from the coding sequence ATGGCGGGATACTGGGATCTCATCGTGGCCGTTCTCGCGGGTATCGTTCAGGGAGTCGTCGAGTGGCTCCCGGTCTCCTCGCAGGGGAACCTCTCGCTGTTCCTGACGCTCGTCGGGACGGCGCCGGACCGCGCCCTCCAGCTGGCGCTGTTCCTGCAGTTCGGGACGACGCTCTCGTCGACGCTGTACTACCGGGACGATATTCGCGAGAGCCTCGAGGCCGTTCCCGGCTGGCGGCCGCAGACGGCGTTCGACGGCGCCAACGGTATCACGACGTTCGTCGTCGTCGCGACGCTCGCGACGGGGCTGATCGGCGTGCCGATCTACGTTCTGGCCGTCGACTTCGTGAGCGAACTGAGCGGCGGGCTGTTCATCGCGGCGATCGGCGTGTTGCTGATCGCGACCGGCGTCCTGCAGTTGGCGTCGGAGTCCGCGGCGGTGGCGGCTCGAGAGGAGCCGACGTTGAGGGATGCCCTCGTCGTCGGCGCGTTTCAGGGTCTGTCGATCCTCCCCGGCGTTTCTCGCTCGGGGATCACCTCGAGCGTGTTACTCTTTCGCTCCTACGAGCCGCCCGCGGCGTTCCGGCTCTCGTTTCTCCTGTCGATTCCGGCGGGGTTGGGCGCCGGTGCGTTGACGTTCGCGTCTGAGGGGGGAATTCCGGGGATCGGACTCGAGGAAGCGCTGGTGGCGCTCGCGACCAGCGCGATCGTGGGGTACGCGACGATCGGGTTGCTGACGCGCGTAGTGGAGCGGGTGCCGTTCTGGATCGTCTGCTTCGGGCTGGGCGGGGTGGCGATCGTCGGCGGTGGCGGCGTGTCGGTGTTGATGGCGTGA
- a CDS encoding DUF357 domain-containing protein, producing MAADLEEKTDRYGELLAEALEAASVAPPEGTPMAEAAAECYEMASSYLEDGRHFREEGDLVNALASFSYGHAWLDAGARVGLFDVPTEGHLFTV from the coding sequence ATGGCTGCGGATCTCGAGGAGAAGACGGACCGCTACGGCGAGTTGCTCGCGGAGGCCCTCGAGGCGGCGTCGGTGGCGCCGCCGGAGGGGACGCCGATGGCCGAGGCGGCGGCGGAGTGTTACGAGATGGCGTCGTCGTACCTCGAGGACGGTCGACACTTCCGCGAGGAGGGCGACCTCGTGAACGCGCTGGCGTCGTTTTCCTACGGCCACGCGTGGCTCGATGCGGGCGCTCGAGTCGGACTGTTCGACGTACCGACCGAGGGTCACCTGTTTACGGTCTAG
- a CDS encoding AAA family ATPase codes for MGTDPIPTPSIEELQDDPMADGTTSIFRRRELLRPQHVPQKDRIVGRDREIETVEALLKPAAFGDPPESGFLFGKTGTGKSLVAKHVTGRARGIAQMQETDLTAAYVDCDQYNTETRAARKMAFEVRDAIDPDRYIPKDGVGASRYYDALWDGDGLLHETDSLIVILDEIDKLGDDTAEILSKLSRSEEAGKTGCYIAVVAISNKTDYTDAPDERVASSFQDDPIIFPPYDATQLQAILERRKDAFKDGVLEPGVIELASALAARDHGDARRALDILRSAGKLAEKDDSERVTEDHVRKADEYSDLNRSIQVIKNGTPHSRYALYALAYLTKSKLTDSFSTGEVYDTYCIVADVVAGESLTHQRVLDLMKKWTLPEITESRHTGGGKGQGSYRTHRLLHDPDVVMSACLESADDQRSVLNALSESSI; via the coding sequence ATGGGAACTGATCCGATCCCGACGCCCTCGATCGAGGAACTCCAGGACGATCCGATGGCGGACGGAACGACGTCGATCTTCCGTCGTCGGGAACTCCTCCGCCCCCAGCACGTCCCCCAGAAGGACCGCATCGTCGGTCGCGACCGGGAGATCGAGACCGTCGAGGCGCTGCTCAAACCGGCGGCCTTCGGCGACCCGCCCGAGAGCGGCTTCCTCTTCGGGAAGACCGGGACCGGCAAGTCGCTGGTCGCCAAACACGTCACCGGTCGGGCACGGGGCATCGCTCAGATGCAGGAGACCGATCTGACGGCCGCGTACGTCGACTGCGATCAGTACAACACGGAGACGCGAGCCGCCCGGAAGATGGCCTTCGAGGTCCGCGACGCGATCGATCCCGACCGCTACATCCCGAAAGACGGGGTCGGCGCGAGCCGCTACTACGACGCGCTCTGGGACGGGGACGGCCTCCTCCACGAGACGGACTCGCTGATCGTCATCTTGGACGAGATCGACAAGCTCGGGGACGACACCGCCGAAATTCTCTCGAAGCTCTCGCGATCCGAAGAGGCGGGGAAGACGGGCTGTTACATCGCGGTCGTCGCGATCAGCAACAAGACCGACTACACCGACGCGCCCGACGAACGCGTCGCCTCGAGCTTTCAAGACGATCCGATCATCTTCCCGCCCTACGACGCGACCCAGCTCCAGGCGATCCTCGAGCGCCGCAAGGACGCGTTCAAGGACGGCGTCCTCGAGCCGGGCGTGATCGAACTGGCCTCGGCGCTCGCCGCGCGGGATCACGGCGACGCCCGCCGGGCGCTGGACATCCTCCGCTCGGCCGGGAAGCTCGCCGAGAAGGACGACAGCGAACGAGTGACCGAGGATCACGTGCGCAAGGCCGACGAGTACAGCGACCTCAACCGTTCCATTCAGGTCATCAAGAACGGGACGCCCCACTCCCGGTACGCCCTCTACGCGCTGGCGTACCTGACGAAGTCCAAGCTCACGGACTCCTTCTCGACGGGCGAGGTCTACGACACCTACTGCATCGTCGCCGACGTCGTCGCCGGCGAGTCGCTGACCCACCAGCGCGTCCTCGATCTGATGAAGAAGTGGACGCTGCCGGAGATCACCGAGAGCAGACACACCGGCGGCGGCAAGGGCCAGGGAAGCTATCGGACCCACCGCCTGCTCCACGATCCCGACGTCGTGATGAGCGCCTGCCTCGAGTCGGCCGACGATCAGCGCAGCGTCCTGAACGCGCTCTCCGAATCCTCGATCTGA
- a CDS encoding UPF0058 family protein — MKKQELIHLHGLLAEVSNQCAEWDDCTIDLEEYESRGIRPTSIHKSKTDHKAAVFALAGGITKNMREGEQEAVAATAD; from the coding sequence ATGAAGAAGCAGGAGCTCATTCACCTTCACGGCCTTCTCGCGGAGGTATCGAACCAGTGCGCGGAGTGGGACGACTGTACGATCGACCTCGAAGAGTACGAGTCGCGGGGTATCCGACCGACATCGATCCACAAGTCGAAAACTGATCACAAAGCTGCTGTCTTCGCGCTCGCCGGGGGAATCACGAAGAACATGCGCGAGGGGGAGCAGGAAGCAGTCGCCGCTACTGCGGACTGA
- a CDS encoding transcription initiation factor IIB — protein MTDTTIKTYTGETESEEETTEESGEQERCPECGGRVISDAEHAETVCEDCGLVVEEDEIDRGPEWRAFDAAEKDEKSRVGAPTTNMMHDQGLSTNIGWQDKDAYGRALSSRQRQKMQRLRTWNERFRTRDSKERNLKQALGEIDRMASALGLPENVRETASVIYRRALEEDLLPGRSIEGVATASLYAAARQAGTPRSLDEISAVSRVEKMELTRTYRYIIRELGLEVKPADPEHYVPRFVSDLDLSDETERMARELLESARQEGVHSGKSPVGLAAAAVYAAALLTNEKVTQNDVSEVASISEVTIRNRYKELLEASDTAAPA, from the coding sequence ATGACAGACACCACCATCAAAACGTATACAGGCGAGACGGAGAGCGAGGAAGAAACGACAGAGGAGTCGGGGGAGCAAGAGCGCTGCCCCGAGTGTGGCGGCCGAGTCATCTCGGACGCCGAACACGCAGAGACGGTCTGCGAAGACTGCGGGCTCGTCGTAGAAGAAGACGAGATCGACCGCGGCCCCGAGTGGCGAGCCTTCGACGCCGCCGAGAAGGACGAGAAGTCCCGCGTCGGCGCGCCGACGACGAACATGATGCACGACCAGGGCCTCTCGACGAACATCGGCTGGCAGGACAAGGACGCCTACGGGCGGGCCCTCTCGAGTCGCCAGCGCCAGAAGATGCAGCGCCTGCGCACCTGGAACGAGCGGTTCCGCACCCGCGACTCCAAGGAGCGTAACCTGAAGCAGGCCCTCGGCGAGATCGACCGGATGGCCTCCGCGCTCGGCCTCCCGGAGAACGTCCGCGAGACCGCCTCGGTCATCTACCGCCGCGCGCTCGAGGAGGACCTGCTGCCGGGACGCTCGATCGAGGGCGTCGCGACGGCCTCGCTGTACGCCGCGGCCCGACAGGCGGGCACGCCGCGCAGCTTAGACGAGATCTCGGCCGTCAGCCGCGTCGAGAAGATGGAGCTGACCCGCACGTACCGGTACATCATCCGGGAGCTCGGTCTCGAGGTCAAGCCGGCCGACCCCGAACACTACGTGCCGCGGTTCGTCAGCGACCTCGATCTCTCGGACGAGACCGAACGCATGGCCCGCGAACTGCTCGAGTCCGCGCGACAGGAGGGCGTCCACAGCGGCAAGTCGCCGGTCGGCCTCGCGGCCGCCGCGGTCTACGCCGCCGCCCTGCTGACCAACGAGAAGGTCACCCAGAACGACGTCAGCGAAGTCGCCAGCATCTCCGAGGTCACCATCCGCAACCGCTACAAGGAGTTGCTCGAGGCCTCCGACACGGCAGCCCCGGCGTAA
- a CDS encoding oxygenase MpaB family protein, with amino-acid sequence MDRSAPVDRRTLPPDIAALVDDVDAHDRGFFGPESVMWTVGRERALLMSGVSTILLQLAHPAVAAGVGEHSTFEADPIGRFRRTFEHVHALIFGDVTTAAESALEIRARHAAVTGTLDDAAGSFSAGDRYAATDPALLRWVHATLIEQSMTAYETYVAPLSETERATYYRECKRFGRLVGVPETAYPEAVTDFADYYERMCTETLAVGSRARTLQRALFRQGRVLGPLYATVGIGTLPAAVREAYGLPWSPRRQQLFDAWTALVRTAIPALPPRLRYVAAYRRARA; translated from the coding sequence ATGGACCGATCCGCCCCCGTCGACCGGCGGACCCTGCCGCCGGATATCGCGGCCCTCGTCGACGACGTGGACGCGCACGATCGCGGGTTCTTCGGCCCGGAATCAGTCATGTGGACTGTCGGTCGGGAACGAGCGCTCCTGATGAGCGGCGTCAGCACGATTTTGCTCCAGCTCGCGCATCCGGCAGTCGCCGCCGGCGTCGGCGAACACAGCACCTTCGAAGCGGACCCGATCGGACGGTTCCGTCGGACCTTCGAGCACGTCCACGCCCTGATCTTCGGCGACGTCACCACCGCGGCCGAGAGCGCCCTCGAGATCCGCGCTCGTCACGCGGCGGTCACCGGAACGCTGGACGACGCCGCCGGATCGTTCTCGGCCGGCGACCGCTACGCGGCGACCGACCCCGCGCTCCTCCGCTGGGTCCACGCGACGCTGATCGAGCAATCGATGACGGCCTACGAAACCTACGTGGCGCCCCTCTCCGAGACGGAGCGAGCGACGTACTACCGGGAGTGCAAACGGTTCGGACGGTTGGTCGGCGTCCCGGAGACGGCGTACCCCGAAGCGGTGACCGACTTCGCCGACTACTACGAGCGGATGTGCACCGAGACTCTCGCGGTCGGGAGCCGCGCTCGCACCCTCCAGCGAGCGCTGTTTCGGCAGGGTCGCGTCCTGGGGCCGCTGTACGCGACCGTCGGCATCGGCACGCTTCCGGCCGCAGTTCGGGAGGCCTACGGCCTCCCCTGGTCGCCTCGACGGCAGCAGCTGTTCGACGCGTGGACCGCGCTGGTGCGGACCGCGATTCCGGCGTTGCCCCCTCGACTGCGGTACGTCGCCGCGTATCGCCGCGCTCGAGCGTAA
- a CDS encoding PQQ-binding-like beta-propeller repeat protein encodes MSSTRRGVLKTAGAGAASATLAGCSLLSRVIDSDPDEPPASGVDQLPDPGKHVHGANGDWSSFGCNAGNTRAVADGAAPVDGVTERWRVEIAQTAYRAPVVADGRVYQLDHRTLRVFDAADGTELWTVEDGRTAPLVRDGVAYVPTSSALYALEADTGERLWERTFENPGQVTSPTIYDGRQLVCGAGERVVALDPETGEIRWERDVFGQVLDQLAVFQGYGLVVATEAGEVSLLTGEGTGRWRWELPSAPVGPPSADSDSVYVSCRDGSTYALMDDGLSNPKRNWTADTGWAERGICVVDDLLLVANGRGLHAVDAESGERHWESDIGDWRHTAPAYGRDTVFVGGDCLRAFDPTPGDSPDDGPAVRFEREFAGRVGPGPVLDDGTLYVVTGVEGETFALLALE; translated from the coding sequence ATGTCCTCCACTCGACGAGGCGTTCTGAAGACCGCCGGTGCCGGTGCCGCGAGCGCGACGCTCGCGGGCTGTTCGCTGCTCTCGCGCGTGATCGATTCCGATCCCGACGAGCCCCCCGCGTCGGGCGTCGATCAGTTGCCGGACCCCGGGAAGCACGTCCACGGCGCGAACGGGGACTGGTCGAGTTTCGGCTGCAACGCGGGAAACACGCGCGCGGTCGCCGACGGCGCGGCGCCGGTCGACGGCGTCACCGAGCGCTGGCGGGTCGAGATCGCACAGACCGCCTACCGGGCGCCCGTGGTCGCGGACGGGCGCGTTTACCAACTCGATCACCGAACGCTACGGGTCTTCGACGCCGCGGACGGGACGGAGCTGTGGACCGTCGAGGACGGTAGGACGGCACCGCTGGTCCGCGACGGCGTCGCGTACGTTCCGACGTCGTCCGCGCTCTACGCACTCGAGGCCGACACCGGCGAACGGCTGTGGGAACGGACGTTCGAGAACCCGGGTCAGGTGACGTCCCCGACGATCTACGACGGACGGCAGCTGGTCTGTGGCGCGGGCGAACGCGTCGTCGCGCTCGATCCCGAGACCGGCGAGATCCGGTGGGAACGCGATGTCTTCGGGCAGGTACTCGATCAGTTGGCCGTCTTCCAGGGCTACGGGCTCGTCGTCGCGACCGAAGCCGGCGAGGTCTCGTTGCTCACCGGGGAGGGGACGGGTCGGTGGCGGTGGGAACTCCCGTCGGCGCCGGTCGGCCCGCCGAGCGCCGACTCGGATTCGGTGTACGTCTCCTGCCGAGACGGATCGACGTACGCGCTGATGGACGATGGGCTGTCGAACCCGAAGCGCAACTGGACGGCCGATACCGGCTGGGCCGAACGCGGGATCTGCGTCGTCGACGATCTCCTCCTCGTCGCGAACGGTCGCGGGCTCCACGCCGTCGACGCCGAGTCCGGCGAGCGACACTGGGAGTCCGATATCGGCGACTGGCGACACACGGCTCCGGCGTACGGACGCGACACCGTCTTCGTCGGCGGTGACTGCCTCCGGGCGTTCGATCCGACGCCCGGCGACAGCCCGGACGACGGACCCGCAGTCCGATTCGAACGGGAATTCGCGGGCCGGGTCGGTCCGGGTCCGGTCCTCGACGACGGCACGCTGTACGTCGTCACCGGAGTCGAAGGCGAGACGTTCGCGCTCCTCGCGCTGGAGTGA
- a CDS encoding DNA glycosylase, translating into METGTIPVDELAGGLDLYRTLESGQSYLWRRGDGEMYGGSPAPGAWYDTVVDGEVIRVRRRGGPAGDPTDGVAADATTGHLEWVSTTDAEPIVRRLLRLDDDLEAIVDAAPDDPLLREAYEAHRGMRLVDDPAFGCLISFICSTQMRVSRIHTMVTTLAREYGSPIEFDGETYHAFPTPDQLAAATEAELRDLGLGYRAPYVVRTAEMVANGEAHPEEARGLEYEAAREYLTQFVGVGDKVADCVLLFSLGFDEAVPLDTRLKSAVEEYYPDCDRGSYAATSRAIRERLGGEYAGYAQTYIFHHLRTGE; encoded by the coding sequence ATGGAGACAGGGACGATTCCGGTCGACGAACTCGCCGGCGGGCTCGACCTGTATCGCACGCTCGAGAGCGGGCAGAGCTACCTCTGGCGGCGCGGCGACGGCGAGATGTACGGCGGGTCGCCGGCGCCGGGGGCGTGGTACGACACGGTCGTCGATGGGGAGGTGATCCGCGTTCGCCGTCGCGGCGGTCCGGCGGGCGACCCGACCGACGGCGTGGCCGCCGACGCGACGACCGGCCACCTCGAGTGGGTGTCGACGACCGACGCCGAACCGATCGTCCGCCGGCTCCTGCGCTTAGACGACGACCTCGAGGCGATCGTCGACGCCGCGCCGGACGACCCCCTCCTCCGGGAGGCCTACGAGGCCCACCGCGGAATGCGGCTGGTCGACGATCCGGCCTTCGGCTGCCTGATCTCGTTTATCTGTTCGACGCAGATGCGGGTGAGTCGGATCCATACGATGGTCACGACGCTGGCTCGGGAATACGGCAGTCCGATCGAATTCGACGGCGAGACCTACCACGCGTTTCCGACCCCCGACCAGCTCGCGGCCGCGACGGAGGCCGAACTGCGCGACCTGGGACTGGGCTACCGCGCTCCCTACGTCGTTCGCACGGCCGAGATGGTGGCGAACGGCGAGGCCCACCCCGAGGAAGCGCGCGGCCTCGAGTACGAGGCCGCTCGAGAGTATCTGACCCAGTTCGTCGGCGTCGGCGACAAGGTCGCCGACTGCGTGCTCCTGTTCTCGCTGGGGTTCGACGAGGCCGTCCCCCTCGACACGCGGCTCAAATCGGCCGTCGAAGAGTATTACCCCGACTGCGATCGGGGCTCCTACGCCGCGACCTCGCGGGCGATCCGCGAGCGACTGGGCGGCGAGTACGCGGGGTACGCCCAGACCTATATTTTCCACCACCTGCGGACCGGTGAGTGA